From a single Beijerinckia sp. 28-YEA-48 genomic region:
- the ccoO gene encoding cytochrome-c oxidase, cbb3-type subunit II codes for MSETHRKLERSAIGFVLAIIGVSAIGGLVEIAPLFTIKETVETAKDMRVYTPLEVAGRNIYIREGCYACHSQMIRTLRDEVERYGPYSLAVESKYDHPMLWGSKRTGPDLARLGNKYSDAWHVAHLINPRHVVPQSVMPRYGWLMKNELRVDDAGQHLAALRAVGVPYTDEMIANGPQDAYGQANPDSDKAAGVSQRYGEATNVRVFDGEPNRLTEMDAVVAYLQVLGRLTDAAHRQTASTKE; via the coding sequence ATGTCAGAGACGCATCGCAAACTGGAACGCAGCGCCATCGGCTTTGTCCTCGCCATCATCGGCGTGTCCGCCATTGGCGGCCTCGTCGAGATCGCACCGCTTTTCACCATCAAGGAAACGGTGGAAACGGCCAAGGACATGCGCGTCTATACGCCGCTGGAAGTGGCCGGACGCAATATCTACATTCGCGAAGGCTGCTATGCCTGCCACAGCCAGATGATCCGCACTCTACGTGACGAGGTCGAGCGCTATGGTCCGTACTCCCTCGCGGTGGAGTCAAAATACGACCATCCGATGCTCTGGGGATCGAAGCGTACCGGCCCCGATCTCGCCAGGCTCGGTAATAAATATTCCGACGCCTGGCATGTCGCGCATCTGATCAATCCGCGCCATGTCGTGCCGCAATCGGTCATGCCTCGCTACGGCTGGCTGATGAAGAACGAATTGCGCGTCGACGATGCCGGCCAGCATCTGGCGGCGCTGCGCGCGGTCGGTGTACCTTACACCGACGAGATGATCGCCAATGGACCGCAGGATGCCTATGGCCAGGCGAATCCCGACAGCGACAAGGCTGCTGGGGTCAGCCAGCGCTATGGCGAGGCGACCAATGTGCGTGTCTTTGACGGCGAGCCCAATCGTCTGACCGAAATGGATGCCGTCGTCGCTTATCTACAAGTGCTGGGGCGCCTCACCGATGCGGCCCACAGGCAAACCGCCTCAACGAAGGAGTAA
- a CDS encoding cbb3-type cytochrome c oxidase subunit 3, with protein sequence MDHDTIVGFSKSWGLFYLIAMAIGVLVYALWPSNRKRFKRAKNSILDTDDRPRS encoded by the coding sequence ATGGATCACGATACCATCGTCGGCTTTTCCAAAAGCTGGGGCTTGTTCTACCTGATCGCCATGGCCATCGGCGTGCTGGTCTATGCCTTGTGGCCATCCAACCGCAAACGTTTCAAACGGGCAAAGAACAGCATTCTCGACACCGACGATCGGCCAAGGAGCTAG
- the ccoP gene encoding cytochrome-c oxidase, cbb3-type subunit III produces the protein MALEKLDPVTGRKTTGHEWNGIEELDTPVPRVVLFFLAIFTLFSIVYWILMPAWPTWTSYTKGLLGNDQREILAEQLKTAAADRSVWMDKVAKASFAEIAANPALMRDVREAGRTLFGDNCAVCHGVKGTGGPGFPDLAAKAWLWGGDAAAIAETISVGINSSDPKSRMSQMPAFGKTAMLDSAKIRSVVAFVRSLSNQPLSPQDKALVEAGQKVFASDCASCHGDNGMGKQDLGAPNLTDATWIYGGDEQAITNSINNGRQGQMPHWSGRLSPTEIKILALYVGTLGEKAE, from the coding sequence ATGGCGCTGGAGAAACTTGATCCCGTCACCGGACGCAAGACGACCGGACATGAATGGAACGGCATCGAGGAACTGGATACCCCGGTTCCGCGCGTTGTTCTGTTCTTCCTCGCCATTTTTACCCTCTTCAGCATCGTCTATTGGATCTTGATGCCGGCCTGGCCAACCTGGACCAGCTATACCAAAGGCCTGCTCGGCAACGATCAGCGCGAGATTCTCGCAGAGCAGCTCAAGACCGCGGCGGCGGACAGATCGGTTTGGATGGACAAGGTCGCTAAGGCGAGCTTCGCCGAGATCGCCGCCAATCCTGCCCTGATGCGCGATGTGCGCGAAGCCGGTCGCACCTTGTTCGGTGACAATTGCGCCGTCTGCCACGGTGTCAAGGGAACCGGTGGCCCCGGCTTCCCCGATCTCGCCGCGAAGGCATGGTTGTGGGGGGGAGACGCTGCTGCGATCGCAGAAACCATCTCGGTCGGCATCAATTCCAGCGATCCAAAGTCGCGCATGTCGCAAATGCCGGCGTTCGGAAAGACCGCCATGCTCGACAGTGCCAAGATCCGCAGCGTCGTCGCTTTCGTGCGCTCGTTGTCGAACCAGCCTCTCAGCCCTCAGGATAAGGCGCTGGTCGAGGCTGGTCAGAAGGTATTCGCCTCCGACTGCGCCTCATGCCATGGCGACAATGGCATGGGTAAACAGGATCTCGGCGCGCCCAACCTAACCGATGCAACCTGGATTTACGGCGGCGACGAACAAGCGATCACCAACAGCATAAACAACGGCCGGCAAGGACAGATGCCGCATTGGTCGGGCCGGCTCTCGCCTACCGAAATCAAGATTCTCGCTCTCTACGTCGGCACCTTGGGGGAGAAAGCAGAATGA
- a CDS encoding DUF2189 domain-containing protein — MATNTTGTVVPLAVQKQRNLPAGTAFSWLGQGWRDLWTTPGPSLAYGFAVFLVSLAIIWGLFKFELDYILFPALAGFMVVGPLIALGLYEKSRAIETGQPVSLGTMLYVNAASGPQVLFTGAILCLLMLVWMRAAVLIYALFFGLVAFPGFNHIVQMLITTPEGWGMLIVGTTVGGLFAAFSFAISVFAVPMLLDENTDAFTAMGTSISLVWNNLPVMLMWGLIVLALFLVSLATALIGLIIVFPLLGHATWHAYRAIK; from the coding sequence ATGGCCACCAACACGACAGGAACCGTCGTCCCGCTCGCAGTGCAAAAACAGCGCAATCTGCCGGCCGGCACCGCTTTCAGCTGGCTCGGCCAGGGGTGGCGCGATCTCTGGACTACGCCTGGTCCGAGCCTCGCCTATGGCTTTGCGGTCTTTCTCGTCTCCCTGGCGATCATCTGGGGCCTGTTCAAGTTCGAACTGGACTACATTCTCTTCCCGGCGCTCGCCGGCTTCATGGTCGTGGGGCCGTTGATCGCCCTCGGCCTCTATGAGAAAAGCCGCGCGATCGAGACCGGCCAGCCAGTCAGCCTCGGCACAATGCTATACGTCAATGCGGCCTCTGGACCCCAGGTCCTCTTCACCGGCGCCATCCTCTGCCTCTTGATGCTGGTGTGGATGCGGGCCGCCGTGTTGATCTACGCGCTATTCTTCGGGCTGGTGGCCTTTCCAGGCTTCAATCACATCGTCCAGATGCTTATCACGACGCCGGAAGGCTGGGGTATGCTGATAGTTGGCACGACCGTCGGCGGCCTGTTCGCCGCCTTTTCCTTCGCCATCAGCGTGTTCGCCGTGCCGATGCTGCTCGACGAGAACACCGATGCGTTCACCGCCATGGGCACAAGTATTTCACTCGTGTGGAACAACCTTCCGGTCATGCTGATGTGGGGGCTGATCGTGCTGGCCCTGTTCCTCGTCAGCTTGGCAACCGCGCTCATTGGCCTGATCATCGTCTTTCCGCTCCTCGGCCACGCCACTTGGCATGCGTATAGAGCGATCAAATGA
- a CDS encoding cation-translocating P-type ATPase produces MSCCVPLVQGDVSPGANELRLASRVLGEGLYQTDLSVPGVHCAHCIRTVESGLLRLPGVEAARVNLSTRRASVKWRGEQAPDIIETLAALGFPAHVFEVVAEQKDAELARLIRALAVAGFAAMNIMLLSVSVWSGAEPETRQAFHWISAALALPCLVYSGRIFFVSAWSALRSGRTNMDVPISIGVSLAFALSLYDTINHGTHAYFDAATSLIFFLLIGRTLDHVMREKARAAVQGLIRLTPRGAMVLRDDGSRDYLPIDDIEPGMRIALAAGDRIPVDGVVIDGRSEFDCAIATGESVPRPMAPGDAIQAGTLNLTGPLTMISTARAQDSFLAEMVRLMEAAEGGRAGYRRLADRMAALYSPVVHTTAFLTFLGWMAVTGDWHHAISIAIAVLIITCPCALGLAVPIVQVMAARRLFENGILVKDGSGLERLAEIDTAVFDKTGTLTTPDVQLCETASLDRSILAIAAALGAHSKHPQSRALSLFADNVDTPALSDIREHAGLGIEGWHDGKLYRLGRGTWAAPSQPETTGTVLSVEGHPLATYRFEERLRPGARAAIDALRGDRLELQILSGDTAIAVATVANSLAVPDRGAGLLPAEKVERLMTLAARGRKVLMIGDGLNDAPALSAAYVSMAPVSAADVGRNAADFVFLREDFGAVPLAYRIALEAGRLVRQNFALAIAYNAIALPVAILGHVTPLIAALAMSLSSVLVVANALRLKGKPQHAHSTSPLMTTVRWRTAR; encoded by the coding sequence ATGAGCTGCTGCGTCCCACTCGTCCAGGGAGACGTTTCGCCGGGAGCGAACGAGCTACGCCTGGCAAGCCGAGTGCTGGGCGAAGGGCTTTATCAGACCGATCTTTCGGTACCGGGCGTGCACTGCGCCCATTGCATCCGCACAGTGGAAAGCGGGCTGCTACGCCTGCCTGGCGTCGAGGCGGCCAGGGTGAACCTGTCGACCCGGCGCGCCAGCGTGAAATGGCGTGGCGAACAAGCGCCGGACATCATTGAAACCTTGGCAGCGCTTGGCTTCCCCGCCCATGTGTTCGAGGTGGTGGCAGAACAGAAGGATGCGGAACTCGCTCGGCTGATCCGTGCGCTCGCGGTCGCCGGCTTCGCCGCCATGAACATCATGCTGCTCTCGGTGTCGGTCTGGTCCGGAGCCGAGCCCGAAACCCGACAGGCATTTCATTGGATTTCGGCGGCACTCGCCCTGCCCTGTCTCGTATACTCCGGACGGATCTTCTTCGTCTCCGCCTGGAGCGCCTTGAGGAGCGGCCGCACCAATATGGATGTGCCGATTTCGATCGGCGTCAGTCTCGCCTTTGCGTTGAGCCTCTATGATACGATCAATCACGGCACACATGCCTATTTCGATGCGGCAACGTCGCTGATTTTCTTTCTGTTGATCGGCAGGACGCTCGATCACGTGATGCGGGAAAAAGCCCGCGCCGCCGTGCAAGGTCTCATCCGCCTGACGCCTCGCGGGGCCATGGTCCTGCGTGACGACGGGAGCCGAGATTATCTGCCTATCGACGATATAGAGCCTGGGATGCGCATCGCGCTCGCGGCGGGCGATCGGATACCTGTCGACGGAGTCGTGATCGATGGCCGCTCCGAGTTCGATTGCGCCATAGCCACGGGTGAGAGCGTGCCGCGGCCGATGGCGCCCGGCGACGCCATCCAGGCCGGCACACTCAATCTGACCGGCCCCCTGACCATGATCTCCACGGCCCGCGCACAGGACTCCTTTCTGGCCGAAATGGTACGATTGATGGAAGCCGCCGAAGGCGGGCGAGCGGGCTATCGGCGGCTCGCCGACCGGATGGCCGCCCTCTATTCACCAGTTGTCCACACCACGGCATTCCTGACCTTCCTTGGCTGGATGGCGGTGACGGGTGATTGGCACCATGCGATTTCCATTGCCATTGCCGTTCTGATCATCACCTGTCCCTGCGCGCTGGGGTTGGCCGTGCCTATCGTGCAAGTGATGGCGGCCCGGCGCCTGTTTGAAAACGGCATTCTGGTGAAAGACGGTTCCGGCCTCGAGCGGCTGGCAGAGATCGATACGGCGGTCTTCGACAAGACGGGCACGCTGACGACACCCGACGTGCAACTCTGTGAGACGGCTTCGCTCGATCGAAGCATCCTCGCCATCGCAGCGGCGCTCGGCGCCCATTCGAAACATCCGCAGTCACGCGCGCTTTCACTCTTCGCCGACAATGTGGACACACCCGCTCTGTCCGACATCCGTGAACATGCCGGGCTCGGCATCGAAGGTTGGCACGACGGCAAACTCTATCGGCTCGGACGCGGCACCTGGGCAGCGCCGTCGCAACCTGAAACCACCGGCACCGTGCTTTCTGTCGAGGGACACCCGCTTGCCACCTACCGTTTCGAGGAACGACTTCGCCCCGGCGCTCGCGCCGCCATCGACGCGCTACGCGGCGATCGCCTCGAACTGCAGATCCTTTCCGGTGACACCGCGATCGCCGTCGCAACCGTTGCCAATAGCCTCGCCGTTCCAGATCGTGGGGCGGGCTTGCTGCCGGCGGAGAAAGTAGAGCGGCTGATGACCCTCGCCGCTCGTGGACGCAAGGTGCTGATGATCGGTGATGGCCTCAACGATGCGCCCGCGCTCTCCGCAGCATATGTCTCCATGGCGCCGGTGAGCGCGGCCGACGTCGGGCGCAATGCCGCCGATTTCGTCTTTTTGCGCGAAGATTTTGGCGCCGTGCCCCTCGCCTATCGTATCGCCTTAGAGGCTGGCCGGCTGGTGCGGCAGAATTTTGCGCTGGCCATCGCCTACAATGCCATTGCCTTGCCGGTGGCAATCCTCGGCCATGTCACGCCCCTAATAGCGGCTCTTGCCATGTCGCTGTCGTCCGTCCTCGTCGTCGCCAATGCCCTGCGCCTGAAAGGCAAGCCACAGCATGCGCATTCAACATCTCCGCTGATGACCACTGTGCGATGGAGGACCGCCCGATGA
- the ccoS gene encoding cbb3-type cytochrome oxidase assembly protein CcoS, with the protein MSSLVFLVPLALLLGAAALAAFFWSLRNGQYDDLEGAGARIFVDETGDRADAPHSPLTAEATSTTNNKD; encoded by the coding sequence ATGAGCAGCCTCGTCTTTCTGGTTCCACTCGCCCTTCTGCTCGGCGCCGCCGCACTGGCCGCCTTCTTCTGGTCATTGCGCAACGGCCAATACGACGATCTCGAAGGCGCTGGCGCCCGTATTTTCGTCGACGAAACCGGGGACCGTGCCGACGCCCCCCACAGCCCGCTCACCGCGGAAGCGACAAGCACGACCAACAACAAGGATTAA
- a CDS encoding group III truncated hemoglobin, whose product MKGRPAPTRTMTIDGRLIPDALDETMIHAVVHGFYNNIRKDELLGPIFNSAIAPEAWPHHLAKMCDFWSSTLRRTNRYEGHPLRPHLALPGIGEEHFRR is encoded by the coding sequence ATGAAGGGACGTCCCGCTCCGACGCGCACTATGACCATCGACGGTCGGCTCATCCCCGATGCCCTGGACGAAACGATGATTCACGCCGTCGTTCACGGCTTCTATAACAATATCCGCAAAGACGAGCTGCTCGGACCGATCTTCAACAGCGCCATCGCGCCCGAAGCCTGGCCGCATCACCTCGCCAAGATGTGCGACTTCTGGTCATCGACCCTGCGGCGCACCAATCGCTACGAAGGACATCCGCTGCGGCCCCATCTGGCTTTGCCCGGGATCGGCGAAGAGCATTTCCGCCGCTAG
- a CDS encoding DUF488 domain-containing protein, whose translation MPPQIQIKRVYEPKSPTDGIRVLVDRLWPRGLRKENASLDFWLKDIAPSTALRKWYNHDPKRWPEFKDRYKHEISQSPDKLTLLAELISKGQVTLLYAAHDGQHSNAEALRQYLISSRNRISHK comes from the coding sequence ATGCCTCCTCAGATACAGATCAAACGCGTTTACGAACCAAAGTCACCAACGGATGGAATACGCGTTCTTGTCGACCGTCTTTGGCCCCGCGGACTGCGAAAAGAAAATGCGTCGCTAGATTTTTGGCTCAAGGACATCGCACCAAGCACGGCGCTCCGCAAATGGTATAATCATGATCCAAAACGGTGGCCTGAATTCAAAGACAGATACAAACACGAGATCTCTCAAAGCCCAGATAAATTAACTTTATTGGCCGAGTTAATAAGCAAAGGCCAAGTGACCCTGCTTTACGCTGCTCATGATGGTCAACACAGTAACGCGGAAGCGCTTCGACAATATTTGATTTCCTCCAGAAATCGGATATCGCACAAATAA
- a CDS encoding Crp/Fnr family transcriptional regulator, which yields MKTAIDSQKDQPCGAPHAGCYECSVRSISVCAALSREELHELENLSRPEQFAPRQALFLQGDAVDSVFNVTSGCFRLVNVLHDGRRQIMGFALPGDFLGLSSDLEYGVSAESLGPASICRFNKAAFSSYLSRKTSLLTRLLDYAGHELSLAHEQMALLGRRSAEERVVSFLLGLRKRNERFGRQGVTLHLAMPRQDIADYLGLTIETVSRVMTHLAREKLIVVVPDGVRFLQMERLQSLTAVDPSVSKASGER from the coding sequence ATGAAAACCGCAATAGACAGCCAGAAGGACCAGCCATGCGGCGCTCCGCACGCGGGGTGCTACGAATGTTCCGTGCGGTCTATAAGCGTTTGTGCGGCTCTTTCACGCGAGGAGTTGCATGAGCTTGAAAACCTCAGCCGCCCGGAACAATTTGCGCCAAGACAAGCATTGTTTCTCCAAGGCGATGCCGTTGACAGCGTTTTCAATGTCACCTCAGGTTGCTTCAGGCTGGTGAATGTTCTTCACGATGGTCGCCGACAAATTATGGGCTTCGCGCTTCCAGGGGATTTCCTTGGCCTCTCCTCGGACCTGGAGTATGGAGTGTCAGCCGAAAGCTTGGGGCCGGCTTCCATTTGCCGTTTCAACAAAGCTGCATTTTCTTCTTATCTCTCGCGTAAGACCTCCTTATTGACCCGGTTGCTCGATTACGCTGGTCATGAGCTCAGTCTTGCTCATGAGCAGATGGCACTTTTGGGTCGACGTTCCGCCGAAGAGAGAGTGGTCTCATTTCTTCTGGGCTTGAGGAAAAGGAACGAGCGCTTTGGCAGGCAGGGGGTGACGCTACATCTGGCAATGCCTCGTCAGGATATTGCCGACTATCTTGGCTTGACCATTGAGACCGTTAGCCGCGTTATGACACATCTTGCGCGCGAAAAGCTGATTGTCGTTGTACCGGATGGAGTTCGCTTCCTTCAAATGGAACGCCTTCAGAGCTTAACCGCAGTCGACCCATCAGTATCTAAAGCTTCGGGTGAACGCTGA
- a CDS encoding aromatic ring-hydroxylating dioxygenase subunit alpha, protein MNVMQAASAETPTAPHDARYLKNCWYAAWWSCDLPAGEIKARTILNQPLAFFRGNDGGARAIADRCSHRLAPLSMGRLLSNGHLRCCYHGLEFDNDGRCVVNPHTPGVAPTARLDIPSYPVVEKHGIVWVWLGEGKPDATRVPDYACFDGAQERHMSKRDYLRLEAETALVVDNLLDLSHIAFLHDGILGDSAKAEADIKVEHKDDGIIVSRFNADASIPGIFAEFWPDPPQLVDKETAIRWTAPSNLLNDTGVRVRGGDRMTGTGFYGAHILTPETDQTTHYFFAAVRWNVRTQGETDLRIQKNLNELRRFAFEQQDAPVIEAQQRRMNAPGAPKPLFLSIDAGPAQYRRILERMLRAEQEASDPG, encoded by the coding sequence ATGAACGTCATGCAAGCCGCTAGCGCGGAAACGCCGACCGCGCCGCACGATGCGCGCTATCTGAAGAATTGCTGGTACGCGGCATGGTGGTCATGCGACCTGCCCGCCGGCGAGATCAAGGCGCGCACTATCCTCAATCAGCCGCTGGCTTTCTTTCGCGGAAATGATGGCGGAGCGCGCGCCATCGCCGATCGCTGCTCGCATCGGCTGGCACCGCTCAGCATGGGCCGGCTACTGTCGAACGGCCATCTGCGCTGTTGCTATCACGGTCTTGAATTCGACAATGATGGCCGCTGTGTCGTCAATCCGCATACGCCCGGCGTCGCGCCGACCGCACGCCTGGATATTCCTTCCTATCCGGTTGTCGAAAAGCACGGCATAGTCTGGGTGTGGCTTGGTGAGGGCAAGCCGGATGCGACGCGTGTTCCCGATTATGCTTGTTTCGACGGCGCTCAGGAGCGTCATATGAGCAAGCGCGATTATTTGCGTCTTGAGGCCGAAACGGCGCTCGTCGTCGACAATCTGCTCGATCTCAGCCACATCGCTTTCCTGCATGATGGTATTCTTGGCGATTCAGCGAAGGCCGAGGCGGATATCAAGGTCGAACACAAGGACGATGGGATCATCGTCAGTCGTTTCAATGCGGATGCGTCGATCCCCGGCATTTTTGCGGAATTCTGGCCCGACCCGCCACAGCTCGTCGACAAAGAAACCGCGATTCGCTGGACTGCGCCCTCCAATCTGTTGAACGATACGGGCGTGCGAGTGCGAGGTGGCGACCGCATGACGGGGACGGGTTTCTATGGCGCTCATATCCTGACGCCGGAGACTGATCAGACGACACACTATTTCTTTGCCGCCGTGCGTTGGAATGTCAGAACGCAAGGCGAGACGGATCTGCGCATCCAGAAGAACCTGAACGAGCTGCGGCGCTTCGCTTTCGAGCAGCAAGATGCGCCCGTGATCGAGGCGCAGCAACGGCGCATGAACGCGCCTGGCGCTCCGAAGCCGCTGTTCCTGTCGATCGATGCTGGCCCCGCACAATATCGCCGGATCCTTGAGCGCATGTTGCGCGCGGAGCAAGAGGCATCCGATCCGGGGTAG
- a CDS encoding CaiB/BaiF CoA-transferase family protein — protein sequence MSETPTTSVRRGPLTGVRVVEFGGLGPAPFAAMLMADLGADVLRIDRPGKGASESHDITSRNRRYVELDLKRDADVASALALLEHANVLIEGFRPGVMERLGLGPDTALARNPKLVYGRMTGWGQTGPLAEAAGHDINYIAITGALGAIGPGQGRPVPPLNLVGDYGGGALYLVVGALSALLSSRETGRGQVIDCAMCDGVSHLLSLFHTFQAMGQWVDRREANLLDGGAHFYGTYECADGKYVAVGALEPQFYAELCKRAGLEAHFTNNQNDPVQWPALKRDIATLFRQRSRAEWCTILEGTDACFSPVLSLREAPEHPHLSARGSYIDLQGVKQAAPAPRFSGTPTALPLPPPKMPTSFIDALHAWSR from the coding sequence ATGTCTGAAACTCCAACTACGTCCGTCCGGCGAGGGCCGTTGACCGGCGTCCGGGTCGTCGAGTTTGGCGGGCTTGGGCCTGCCCCATTCGCGGCGATGCTGATGGCCGATCTTGGCGCCGATGTGCTGCGCATCGACCGGCCGGGCAAGGGTGCGAGCGAATCGCACGACATCACCAGCCGCAACCGGCGCTATGTCGAGCTGGATCTCAAGCGGGACGCCGATGTCGCTTCGGCGCTGGCTCTGCTGGAACATGCGAATGTTTTAATCGAGGGCTTTCGTCCGGGCGTGATGGAGCGTCTCGGTCTTGGCCCCGATACAGCGCTCGCGCGCAATCCAAAGCTTGTGTATGGCCGCATGACCGGCTGGGGCCAGACGGGGCCGCTCGCCGAGGCGGCAGGTCACGACATCAATTACATCGCGATTACGGGCGCGCTCGGCGCTATTGGCCCGGGGCAGGGCCGCCCGGTGCCGCCGCTCAACCTCGTCGGCGATTATGGTGGTGGCGCTCTTTATCTTGTCGTCGGCGCTCTCTCGGCTCTTCTCTCAAGCCGCGAAACCGGTCGCGGCCAAGTGATCGATTGCGCGATGTGCGATGGTGTCAGCCATCTGCTTTCGCTCTTCCATACCTTCCAGGCGATGGGTCAATGGGTTGATCGGCGCGAAGCCAATCTGCTCGATGGTGGCGCCCACTTCTATGGCACCTATGAATGTGCCGACGGAAAATATGTCGCTGTCGGAGCGCTGGAGCCGCAATTCTACGCCGAATTATGCAAACGCGCCGGCCTGGAGGCGCATTTTACCAACAATCAGAACGATCCGGTGCAATGGCCGGCGTTGAAGCGGGACATAGCGACGCTCTTCCGTCAGCGCAGCCGTGCTGAATGGTGCACCATTCTCGAAGGGACGGATGCGTGTTTCTCGCCGGTGCTGTCTCTACGTGAAGCGCCGGAACATCCACATCTGAGCGCTCGCGGAAGCTACATCGATCTGCAGGGCGTGAAACAGGCGGCACCAGCGCCGCGTTTTTCTGGAACGCCGACCGCATTGCCATTGCCGCCGCCGAAGATGCCCACGTCATTCATAGATGCTTTGCACGCATGGTCGCGGTGA
- a CDS encoding ABC transporter substrate-binding protein, which produces MRNSVWSAAALLLLAMPMADAAPKYSPGASDTEIKLGQTMPYSGPASSLGVTGKAATAYIKRINEAGGVNGRKINLISLDDGFSPVKTVEQTRRLVERGEVLAMVGSLGSGPNSAVQTYLNGKKVPQLFIMSGAARFLNPKEFPWTMPWTASSARIGEAFGQYIRETKPDAKIAIIYQNDEYGREAEKGIRKGLGPNVDKMIVAERTYDVTDPTIDSQIISLKASGADVLFHASISKFAAQGLRKVYDLGWKPIQFVDVPSASIAATFKPIGLEKAVGVISATYFKDPQDERWSNDAGVKEYMATLKAHAPELDPYDSTVVFGYAMAESVVAVLKACGDDLTRENLLKQAAALKSVPISMLLPSVSLNTSENDYAAIKQLQLMKFNGSGWDHVGETMMVP; this is translated from the coding sequence ATGAGAAATTCAGTGTGGAGCGCCGCAGCGCTTTTGCTGCTGGCCATGCCCATGGCCGATGCGGCACCGAAATATAGCCCGGGCGCCAGCGATACGGAGATCAAGCTCGGCCAGACCATGCCCTATAGTGGCCCGGCTTCTTCGCTCGGCGTTACCGGCAAGGCGGCGACGGCTTATATCAAACGCATCAATGAGGCTGGCGGCGTCAACGGCCGCAAGATTAATCTCATTTCGTTGGACGATGGATTCAGCCCGGTGAAAACCGTCGAGCAGACACGGCGTCTGGTCGAGCGCGGCGAGGTTCTCGCTATGGTCGGATCGCTCGGCAGCGGGCCGAACAGCGCGGTGCAGACCTATCTGAACGGCAAGAAAGTTCCGCAGCTCTTCATTATGTCGGGCGCGGCGCGTTTCCTGAATCCGAAGGAGTTTCCGTGGACGATGCCATGGACAGCATCTTCGGCGCGCATCGGCGAAGCGTTCGGGCAGTACATCCGTGAAACCAAGCCCGATGCCAAGATCGCCATCATCTATCAAAACGACGAATATGGCCGGGAGGCGGAGAAGGGCATCCGTAAGGGCCTCGGCCCCAACGTCGATAAGATGATCGTTGCCGAACGCACCTATGACGTCACCGATCCGACGATCGATTCGCAGATCATCAGCCTCAAGGCGAGTGGCGCCGATGTTCTTTTTCATGCCAGCATTTCGAAATTCGCCGCGCAGGGACTACGCAAGGTCTATGATCTTGGCTGGAAGCCGATCCAGTTTGTAGATGTTCCGTCCGCGTCCATCGCCGCCACCTTCAAGCCGATCGGCCTTGAAAAGGCTGTCGGTGTGATCTCGGCCACCTATTTCAAGGATCCGCAGGATGAGCGGTGGAGCAATGACGCAGGGGTGAAGGAATATATGGCGACGCTCAAGGCCCATGCCCCTGAGCTGGACCCTTACGATAGCACCGTTGTTTTCGGATATGCGATGGCTGAATCTGTCGTCGCGGTGTTGAAGGCCTGTGGTGACGATCTCACTCGCGAAAACCTTCTGAAACAGGCGGCTGCTCTCAAATCCGTTCCCATCTCGATGCTCCTGCCGAGCGTGTCGCTGAACACGTCCGAGAACGATTATGCGGCTATCAAGCAGCTGCAGCTGATGAAGTTCAATGGCAGCGGCTGGGACCACGTTGGCGAGACCATGATGGTTCCGTAG